A part of Rhodamnia argentea isolate NSW1041297 chromosome 8, ASM2092103v1, whole genome shotgun sequence genomic DNA contains:
- the LOC115756506 gene encoding protein LNK2-like isoform X5: MFDWNDEELASIIWGESEETGDHIVPHPEGNEDHQKKKGWNQETAPIKPTEEKILGLKSDFNDSKKGSSANVNKKRCSDVSAFGSGSWPNLSPSNAVTNDMQTTDPRYGSLKAGLVEPDKASECSENTHEDKEQGEFDDYGWATIGSFEDLDRIFSNDESLFGSVSLDSSDELWSSSKNVTLSPIKSVTGHADSPTLLSKPVTDASEGVEVKAEYVQQDHSVRLAYKEMNGHASPHLPHSQILKKVEDPLGMSKPGLDNQSQKKLLSNQDDALEGRSRVRPLEEVGRAWYSTGDATGPYEQQLAPRIMPYDREDSSWSRQLRNPDSLPNSPVSNTYMALAVGNRVNPYPLMPLMSPTLSGECKKTTLISGYEESSGSANHVKNVVDIPEKSLSMTPQEKIEKLRRRQQIQAMLAIQKRQEQLTQHVSGHSVAEKCAQKNQVLSLEGPDGEVADMGPFASLDPSSPLEYDYSDSMSMAVDDYSVEDTILQKLQDVITKLDSRIRFCMRDSLFRLAQSVMQRQQIGETGTTEVNTRQQHEMVVKEVNAGDSRRAKMGTAETETNPIDRTVSHLLFHRPVETASKHSGLAESSVSTNFSSERKAVGSGNLGGIDLRDSPNSRQIIPCQGPKTPTSTRAEPRKSGQFEASENTLSSGRIDDATMEVEASYR; this comes from the exons ATGTTTGATTGGAACGACGAAGAG CTTGCTAGCATAATATGGGGCGAGTCCGAGGAGACCGGTGACCATATAGTCCCCCATCCTGAAGGAAATGAAgatcatcaaaagaagaaaggatggaACCAAGAAACTGCTCCAATCAAACCTACAGAAGAAAAGATCCTTGGGCTGAAAAGTGACTTTAATGACTCAAAAAAGGGAAGTAGTGCTAATGTCAATAAAAAGAGATGTTCAGATGTATCTGCATTTGGCTCGGGTTCATGGCCTAACCTATCTCCATCAAATGCTGTTACAAATGATATGCAAACCACTGATCCAAGATATGGCTCTCTTAAAG CAGGGCTAGTTGAACCTGACAAGGCTTCTGAATGCTCCGAAAATACCCATGAAGATAAAGAACAGGGCGAATTTGATGACTATGGCTGGGCAACCATTGGGAGCTTTGAAGATCTTGATCGGATTTTTAG CAACGATGAGTCACTATTTGGCAGTGTTAGTCTTGACAGTTCGGATGAGCTATGGTCTTCTAGCAAAAATGTGACTCTTAGCCCCATAAAGTCAGTCACTGGACATGCGGATTCACCTACTCTGCTGTCAAAACCAGTAACAGATGCATCAGAGGGTGTGGAAGTAAAAGCAGAATATGTTCAACAAGACCACTCTGTTAGACTTGCTTACAAGGAGATGAATGGCCATGCATCCCCCCACTTGCCGCACTCACAGATTTTGAAGAAAGTGGAAGATCCTTTAGGTATGAGTAAGCCTGGGCTAGATAATCAG TCTCAAAAGAAGCTGCTAAGCAACCAGGATGATGCTTTGGAGGGAAGAAGCCGAGTAAGACCATTAGAAGAAGTCGGCAGGGCCTGGTATTCTACTGGAGATGCAACTGGACCATATGAACAACAGTTGGCACCCCGCATAATGCCATATGACAGGGAAGATTCAAGTTGGTCAAGACAGCTTCGGAATCCCGACTCTCTGCCAAACAGTCCCGTATCAAACACTTACATGGCTCTTGCAGTAGGGAATAGGGTGAATCCTTATCCACTAATGCCTCTGATGTCCCCAACTCTATCTGGAGAATGCAAGAAGACAACTCTGATATCTGGCTATGAAGAATCCTCTGGAAGTGCAAACCATGTAAAGAATGTTGTTGATATTCCTGAGAAAAGTCTAAGCATGACACCACaagaaaagattgaaaaattaagGCGGCGGCAACAGATACAAGCAATGCTTGCTATTCAGAAACGGCAAGAGCAGTTAACTCAACATGTCTCTGGTCATTCTGTTGCTGAGAAATGCGCCCAGAAGAATCAAGTGCTATCTCTTGAGGGTCCTGATGGTGAAGTTGCTGACATGGGCCCATTTGCTTCTCTTGATCCAAGCTCACCTCTGGAATATGATTATTCCGACTCAATGTCTATGGCAGTTGATGACTATTCAGTGGAGGATACCATACTTCAGAAACTTCAAGACGTAATCACCAAG TTGGATAGCAGGATTAGATTTTGCATGAGAGATAGCTTGTTTCGATTAGCTCAAAGTGTGATGCAAAGACAACAGATCGGTGAGACTGGCACAACCGAAGTAAACACCAGGCAACAGCACGAAATGGTCGTTAAAGAAGTGAATGCTGGTGACAG CAGGCGGGCTAAAATGGGTACTGCTGAAACAGAAACGAATCCCATAGACCGCACTGTTTCTCATCTTCTTTTCCACAGACCTGTGGAAACTGCATCAAAGCATTCAGGGCTGGCTGAATCATCTGtttcaactaatttttcttCTGAGCGAAAAGCTGTGGGGTCGGGCAACTTGGGGGGAATAGACTTGCGAGATAGTCCCAACAGCAGACAAATTATCCCTTGCCAGGGTCCAAAGACTCCTACAAGCACGCGTGCTGAGCCCCGGAAATCTGGTCAGTTTGAAGCTTCAGAGAACACCTTGAGCAGTGGACGCATTGATGATGCAACTATGGAGGTTGAAGCCTCTTACCGATGA
- the LOC115756506 gene encoding protein LNK2-like isoform X4, with protein sequence MFDWNDEELASIIWGESEETGDHIVPHPEGNEDHQKKKGWNQETAPIKPTEEKILGLKSDFNDSKKGSSANVNKKRCSDVSAFGSGSWPNLSPSNAVTNDMQTTDPRYGSLKVEPDKASECSENTHEDKEQGEFDDYGWATIGSFEDLDRIFSNDESLFGSVSLDSSDELWSSSKNVTLSPIKSVTGHADSPTLLSKPVTDASEGVEVKAEYVQQDHSVRLAYKEMNGHASPHLPHSQILKKVEDPLGMSKPGLDNQTNVGMVEKGAAVNSGFDVNISTPAQSAEKSQKKLLSNQDDALEGRSRVRPLEEVGRAWYSTGDATGPYEQQLAPRIMPYDREDSSWSRQLRNPDSLPNSPVSNTYMALAVGNRVNPYPLMPLMSPTLSGECKKTTLISGYEESSGSANHVKNVVDIPEKSLSMTPQEKIEKLRRRQQIQAMLAIQKRQEQLTQHVSGHSVAEKCAQKNQVLSLEGPDGEVADMGPFASLDPSSPLEYDYSDSMSMAVDDYSVEDTILQKLQDVITKLDSRIRFCMRDSLFRLAQSVMQRQQIGETGTTEVNTRQQHEMVVKEVNAGDSRRAKMGTAETETNPIDRTVSHLLFHRPVETASKHSGLAESSVSTNFSSERKAVGSGNLGGIDLRDSPNSRQIIPCQGPKTPTSTRAEPRKSGQFEASENTLSSGRIDDATMEVEASYR encoded by the exons ATGTTTGATTGGAACGACGAAGAG CTTGCTAGCATAATATGGGGCGAGTCCGAGGAGACCGGTGACCATATAGTCCCCCATCCTGAAGGAAATGAAgatcatcaaaagaagaaaggatggaACCAAGAAACTGCTCCAATCAAACCTACAGAAGAAAAGATCCTTGGGCTGAAAAGTGACTTTAATGACTCAAAAAAGGGAAGTAGTGCTAATGTCAATAAAAAGAGATGTTCAGATGTATCTGCATTTGGCTCGGGTTCATGGCCTAACCTATCTCCATCAAATGCTGTTACAAATGATATGCAAACCACTGATCCAAGATATGGCTCTCTTAAAG TTGAACCTGACAAGGCTTCTGAATGCTCCGAAAATACCCATGAAGATAAAGAACAGGGCGAATTTGATGACTATGGCTGGGCAACCATTGGGAGCTTTGAAGATCTTGATCGGATTTTTAG CAACGATGAGTCACTATTTGGCAGTGTTAGTCTTGACAGTTCGGATGAGCTATGGTCTTCTAGCAAAAATGTGACTCTTAGCCCCATAAAGTCAGTCACTGGACATGCGGATTCACCTACTCTGCTGTCAAAACCAGTAACAGATGCATCAGAGGGTGTGGAAGTAAAAGCAGAATATGTTCAACAAGACCACTCTGTTAGACTTGCTTACAAGGAGATGAATGGCCATGCATCCCCCCACTTGCCGCACTCACAGATTTTGAAGAAAGTGGAAGATCCTTTAGGTATGAGTAAGCCTGGGCTAGATAATCAG ACAAATGTAGGCATGGTGGAAAAGGGCGCAGCAGTGAACTCTGGCTTTGATGTCAATATTTCAACCCCAGCTCAATCTGCAGAGAAG TCTCAAAAGAAGCTGCTAAGCAACCAGGATGATGCTTTGGAGGGAAGAAGCCGAGTAAGACCATTAGAAGAAGTCGGCAGGGCCTGGTATTCTACTGGAGATGCAACTGGACCATATGAACAACAGTTGGCACCCCGCATAATGCCATATGACAGGGAAGATTCAAGTTGGTCAAGACAGCTTCGGAATCCCGACTCTCTGCCAAACAGTCCCGTATCAAACACTTACATGGCTCTTGCAGTAGGGAATAGGGTGAATCCTTATCCACTAATGCCTCTGATGTCCCCAACTCTATCTGGAGAATGCAAGAAGACAACTCTGATATCTGGCTATGAAGAATCCTCTGGAAGTGCAAACCATGTAAAGAATGTTGTTGATATTCCTGAGAAAAGTCTAAGCATGACACCACaagaaaagattgaaaaattaagGCGGCGGCAACAGATACAAGCAATGCTTGCTATTCAGAAACGGCAAGAGCAGTTAACTCAACATGTCTCTGGTCATTCTGTTGCTGAGAAATGCGCCCAGAAGAATCAAGTGCTATCTCTTGAGGGTCCTGATGGTGAAGTTGCTGACATGGGCCCATTTGCTTCTCTTGATCCAAGCTCACCTCTGGAATATGATTATTCCGACTCAATGTCTATGGCAGTTGATGACTATTCAGTGGAGGATACCATACTTCAGAAACTTCAAGACGTAATCACCAAG TTGGATAGCAGGATTAGATTTTGCATGAGAGATAGCTTGTTTCGATTAGCTCAAAGTGTGATGCAAAGACAACAGATCGGTGAGACTGGCACAACCGAAGTAAACACCAGGCAACAGCACGAAATGGTCGTTAAAGAAGTGAATGCTGGTGACAG CAGGCGGGCTAAAATGGGTACTGCTGAAACAGAAACGAATCCCATAGACCGCACTGTTTCTCATCTTCTTTTCCACAGACCTGTGGAAACTGCATCAAAGCATTCAGGGCTGGCTGAATCATCTGtttcaactaatttttcttCTGAGCGAAAAGCTGTGGGGTCGGGCAACTTGGGGGGAATAGACTTGCGAGATAGTCCCAACAGCAGACAAATTATCCCTTGCCAGGGTCCAAAGACTCCTACAAGCACGCGTGCTGAGCCCCGGAAATCTGGTCAGTTTGAAGCTTCAGAGAACACCTTGAGCAGTGGACGCATTGATGATGCAACTATGGAGGTTGAAGCCTCTTACCGATGA
- the LOC115756506 gene encoding protein LNK2-like isoform X1, whose amino-acid sequence MFDWNDEELASIIWGESEETGDHIVPHPEGNEDHQKKKGWNQETAPIKPTEEKILGLKSDFNDSKKGSSANVNKKRCSDVSAFGSGSWPNLSPSNAVTNDMQTTDPRYGSLKAGLVEPDKASECSENTHEDKEQGEFDDYGWATIGSFEDLDRIFSNDESLFGSVSLDSSDELWSSSKNVTLSPIKSVTGHADSPTLLSKPVTDASEGVEVKAEYVQQDHSVRLAYKEMNGHASPHLPHSQILKKVEDPLGMSKPGLDNQTNVGMVEKGAAVNSGFDVNISTPAQSAEKSQKKLLSNQDDALEGRSRVRPLEEVGRAWYSTGDATGPYEQQLAPRIMPYDREDSSWSRQLRNPDSLPNSPVSNTYMALAVGNRVNPYPLMPLMSPTLSGECKKTTLISGYEESSGSANHVKNVVDIPEKSLSMTPQEKIEKLRRRQQIQAMLAIQKRQEQLTQHVSGHSVAEKCAQKNQVLSLEGPDGEVADMGPFASLDPSSPLEYDYSDSMSMAVDDYSVEDTILQKLQDVITKLDSRIRFCMRDSLFRLAQSVMQRQQIGETGTTEVNTRQQHEMVVKEVNAGDSRRAKMGTAETETNPIDRTVSHLLFHRPVETASKHSGLAESSVSTNFSSERKAVGSGNLGGIDLRDSPNSRQIIPCQGPKTPTSTRAEPRKSGQFEASENTLSSGRIDDATMEVEASYR is encoded by the exons ATGTTTGATTGGAACGACGAAGAG CTTGCTAGCATAATATGGGGCGAGTCCGAGGAGACCGGTGACCATATAGTCCCCCATCCTGAAGGAAATGAAgatcatcaaaagaagaaaggatggaACCAAGAAACTGCTCCAATCAAACCTACAGAAGAAAAGATCCTTGGGCTGAAAAGTGACTTTAATGACTCAAAAAAGGGAAGTAGTGCTAATGTCAATAAAAAGAGATGTTCAGATGTATCTGCATTTGGCTCGGGTTCATGGCCTAACCTATCTCCATCAAATGCTGTTACAAATGATATGCAAACCACTGATCCAAGATATGGCTCTCTTAAAG CAGGGCTAGTTGAACCTGACAAGGCTTCTGAATGCTCCGAAAATACCCATGAAGATAAAGAACAGGGCGAATTTGATGACTATGGCTGGGCAACCATTGGGAGCTTTGAAGATCTTGATCGGATTTTTAG CAACGATGAGTCACTATTTGGCAGTGTTAGTCTTGACAGTTCGGATGAGCTATGGTCTTCTAGCAAAAATGTGACTCTTAGCCCCATAAAGTCAGTCACTGGACATGCGGATTCACCTACTCTGCTGTCAAAACCAGTAACAGATGCATCAGAGGGTGTGGAAGTAAAAGCAGAATATGTTCAACAAGACCACTCTGTTAGACTTGCTTACAAGGAGATGAATGGCCATGCATCCCCCCACTTGCCGCACTCACAGATTTTGAAGAAAGTGGAAGATCCTTTAGGTATGAGTAAGCCTGGGCTAGATAATCAG ACAAATGTAGGCATGGTGGAAAAGGGCGCAGCAGTGAACTCTGGCTTTGATGTCAATATTTCAACCCCAGCTCAATCTGCAGAGAAG TCTCAAAAGAAGCTGCTAAGCAACCAGGATGATGCTTTGGAGGGAAGAAGCCGAGTAAGACCATTAGAAGAAGTCGGCAGGGCCTGGTATTCTACTGGAGATGCAACTGGACCATATGAACAACAGTTGGCACCCCGCATAATGCCATATGACAGGGAAGATTCAAGTTGGTCAAGACAGCTTCGGAATCCCGACTCTCTGCCAAACAGTCCCGTATCAAACACTTACATGGCTCTTGCAGTAGGGAATAGGGTGAATCCTTATCCACTAATGCCTCTGATGTCCCCAACTCTATCTGGAGAATGCAAGAAGACAACTCTGATATCTGGCTATGAAGAATCCTCTGGAAGTGCAAACCATGTAAAGAATGTTGTTGATATTCCTGAGAAAAGTCTAAGCATGACACCACaagaaaagattgaaaaattaagGCGGCGGCAACAGATACAAGCAATGCTTGCTATTCAGAAACGGCAAGAGCAGTTAACTCAACATGTCTCTGGTCATTCTGTTGCTGAGAAATGCGCCCAGAAGAATCAAGTGCTATCTCTTGAGGGTCCTGATGGTGAAGTTGCTGACATGGGCCCATTTGCTTCTCTTGATCCAAGCTCACCTCTGGAATATGATTATTCCGACTCAATGTCTATGGCAGTTGATGACTATTCAGTGGAGGATACCATACTTCAGAAACTTCAAGACGTAATCACCAAG TTGGATAGCAGGATTAGATTTTGCATGAGAGATAGCTTGTTTCGATTAGCTCAAAGTGTGATGCAAAGACAACAGATCGGTGAGACTGGCACAACCGAAGTAAACACCAGGCAACAGCACGAAATGGTCGTTAAAGAAGTGAATGCTGGTGACAG CAGGCGGGCTAAAATGGGTACTGCTGAAACAGAAACGAATCCCATAGACCGCACTGTTTCTCATCTTCTTTTCCACAGACCTGTGGAAACTGCATCAAAGCATTCAGGGCTGGCTGAATCATCTGtttcaactaatttttcttCTGAGCGAAAAGCTGTGGGGTCGGGCAACTTGGGGGGAATAGACTTGCGAGATAGTCCCAACAGCAGACAAATTATCCCTTGCCAGGGTCCAAAGACTCCTACAAGCACGCGTGCTGAGCCCCGGAAATCTGGTCAGTTTGAAGCTTCAGAGAACACCTTGAGCAGTGGACGCATTGATGATGCAACTATGGAGGTTGAAGCCTCTTACCGATGA
- the LOC115756506 gene encoding protein LNK2-like isoform X3 encodes MFDWNDEELASIIWGESEETGDHIVPHPEGNEDHQKKKGWNQETAPIKPTEEKILGLKSDFNDSKKGSSANVNKKRCSDVSAFGSGSWPNLSPSNAVTNDMQTTDPRYGSLKGLVEPDKASECSENTHEDKEQGEFDDYGWATIGSFEDLDRIFSNDESLFGSVSLDSSDELWSSSKNVTLSPIKSVTGHADSPTLLSKPVTDASEGVEVKAEYVQQDHSVRLAYKEMNGHASPHLPHSQILKKVEDPLGMSKPGLDNQTNVGMVEKGAAVNSGFDVNISTPAQSAEKSQKKLLSNQDDALEGRSRVRPLEEVGRAWYSTGDATGPYEQQLAPRIMPYDREDSSWSRQLRNPDSLPNSPVSNTYMALAVGNRVNPYPLMPLMSPTLSGECKKTTLISGYEESSGSANHVKNVVDIPEKSLSMTPQEKIEKLRRRQQIQAMLAIQKRQEQLTQHVSGHSVAEKCAQKNQVLSLEGPDGEVADMGPFASLDPSSPLEYDYSDSMSMAVDDYSVEDTILQKLQDVITKLDSRIRFCMRDSLFRLAQSVMQRQQIGETGTTEVNTRQQHEMVVKEVNAGDSRRAKMGTAETETNPIDRTVSHLLFHRPVETASKHSGLAESSVSTNFSSERKAVGSGNLGGIDLRDSPNSRQIIPCQGPKTPTSTRAEPRKSGQFEASENTLSSGRIDDATMEVEASYR; translated from the exons ATGTTTGATTGGAACGACGAAGAG CTTGCTAGCATAATATGGGGCGAGTCCGAGGAGACCGGTGACCATATAGTCCCCCATCCTGAAGGAAATGAAgatcatcaaaagaagaaaggatggaACCAAGAAACTGCTCCAATCAAACCTACAGAAGAAAAGATCCTTGGGCTGAAAAGTGACTTTAATGACTCAAAAAAGGGAAGTAGTGCTAATGTCAATAAAAAGAGATGTTCAGATGTATCTGCATTTGGCTCGGGTTCATGGCCTAACCTATCTCCATCAAATGCTGTTACAAATGATATGCAAACCACTGATCCAAGATATGGCTCTCTTAAAG GGCTAGTTGAACCTGACAAGGCTTCTGAATGCTCCGAAAATACCCATGAAGATAAAGAACAGGGCGAATTTGATGACTATGGCTGGGCAACCATTGGGAGCTTTGAAGATCTTGATCGGATTTTTAG CAACGATGAGTCACTATTTGGCAGTGTTAGTCTTGACAGTTCGGATGAGCTATGGTCTTCTAGCAAAAATGTGACTCTTAGCCCCATAAAGTCAGTCACTGGACATGCGGATTCACCTACTCTGCTGTCAAAACCAGTAACAGATGCATCAGAGGGTGTGGAAGTAAAAGCAGAATATGTTCAACAAGACCACTCTGTTAGACTTGCTTACAAGGAGATGAATGGCCATGCATCCCCCCACTTGCCGCACTCACAGATTTTGAAGAAAGTGGAAGATCCTTTAGGTATGAGTAAGCCTGGGCTAGATAATCAG ACAAATGTAGGCATGGTGGAAAAGGGCGCAGCAGTGAACTCTGGCTTTGATGTCAATATTTCAACCCCAGCTCAATCTGCAGAGAAG TCTCAAAAGAAGCTGCTAAGCAACCAGGATGATGCTTTGGAGGGAAGAAGCCGAGTAAGACCATTAGAAGAAGTCGGCAGGGCCTGGTATTCTACTGGAGATGCAACTGGACCATATGAACAACAGTTGGCACCCCGCATAATGCCATATGACAGGGAAGATTCAAGTTGGTCAAGACAGCTTCGGAATCCCGACTCTCTGCCAAACAGTCCCGTATCAAACACTTACATGGCTCTTGCAGTAGGGAATAGGGTGAATCCTTATCCACTAATGCCTCTGATGTCCCCAACTCTATCTGGAGAATGCAAGAAGACAACTCTGATATCTGGCTATGAAGAATCCTCTGGAAGTGCAAACCATGTAAAGAATGTTGTTGATATTCCTGAGAAAAGTCTAAGCATGACACCACaagaaaagattgaaaaattaagGCGGCGGCAACAGATACAAGCAATGCTTGCTATTCAGAAACGGCAAGAGCAGTTAACTCAACATGTCTCTGGTCATTCTGTTGCTGAGAAATGCGCCCAGAAGAATCAAGTGCTATCTCTTGAGGGTCCTGATGGTGAAGTTGCTGACATGGGCCCATTTGCTTCTCTTGATCCAAGCTCACCTCTGGAATATGATTATTCCGACTCAATGTCTATGGCAGTTGATGACTATTCAGTGGAGGATACCATACTTCAGAAACTTCAAGACGTAATCACCAAG TTGGATAGCAGGATTAGATTTTGCATGAGAGATAGCTTGTTTCGATTAGCTCAAAGTGTGATGCAAAGACAACAGATCGGTGAGACTGGCACAACCGAAGTAAACACCAGGCAACAGCACGAAATGGTCGTTAAAGAAGTGAATGCTGGTGACAG CAGGCGGGCTAAAATGGGTACTGCTGAAACAGAAACGAATCCCATAGACCGCACTGTTTCTCATCTTCTTTTCCACAGACCTGTGGAAACTGCATCAAAGCATTCAGGGCTGGCTGAATCATCTGtttcaactaatttttcttCTGAGCGAAAAGCTGTGGGGTCGGGCAACTTGGGGGGAATAGACTTGCGAGATAGTCCCAACAGCAGACAAATTATCCCTTGCCAGGGTCCAAAGACTCCTACAAGCACGCGTGCTGAGCCCCGGAAATCTGGTCAGTTTGAAGCTTCAGAGAACACCTTGAGCAGTGGACGCATTGATGATGCAACTATGGAGGTTGAAGCCTCTTACCGATGA
- the LOC115756506 gene encoding protein LNK2-like isoform X2 encodes MFDWNDEELASIIWGESEETGDHIVPHPEGNEDHQKKKGWNQETAPIKPTEEKILGLKSDFNDSKKGSSANVNKKRCSDVSAFGSGSWPNLSPSNAVTNDMQTTDPRYGSLKAGLVEPDKASECSENTHEDKEQGEFDDYGWATIGSFEDLDRIFSNDESLFGSVSLDSSDELWSSSKNVTLSPIKSVTGHADSPTLLSKPVTDASEGVEVKAEYVQQDHSVRLAYKEMNGHASPHLPHSQILKKVEDPLGMSKPGLDNQTNVGMVEKGAAVNSGFDVNISTPAQSAEKSQKKLLSNQDDALEGRSRVRPLEEVGRAWYSTGDATGPYEQQLAPRIMPYDREDSSWSRQLRNPDSLPNSPVSNTYMALAVGNRVNPYPLMPLMSPTLSGECKKTTLISGYEESSGSANHVKNVVDIPEKSLSMTPQEKIEKLRRRQQIQAMLAIQKRQEQLTQHVSGHSVAEKCAQKNQVLSLEGPDGEVADMGPFASLDPSSPLEYDYSDSMSMAVDDYSVEDTILQKLQDVITKLDSRIRFCMRDSLFRLAQSVMQRQQIGETGTTEVNTRQQHEMVVKEVNAGDRRAKMGTAETETNPIDRTVSHLLFHRPVETASKHSGLAESSVSTNFSSERKAVGSGNLGGIDLRDSPNSRQIIPCQGPKTPTSTRAEPRKSGQFEASENTLSSGRIDDATMEVEASYR; translated from the exons ATGTTTGATTGGAACGACGAAGAG CTTGCTAGCATAATATGGGGCGAGTCCGAGGAGACCGGTGACCATATAGTCCCCCATCCTGAAGGAAATGAAgatcatcaaaagaagaaaggatggaACCAAGAAACTGCTCCAATCAAACCTACAGAAGAAAAGATCCTTGGGCTGAAAAGTGACTTTAATGACTCAAAAAAGGGAAGTAGTGCTAATGTCAATAAAAAGAGATGTTCAGATGTATCTGCATTTGGCTCGGGTTCATGGCCTAACCTATCTCCATCAAATGCTGTTACAAATGATATGCAAACCACTGATCCAAGATATGGCTCTCTTAAAG CAGGGCTAGTTGAACCTGACAAGGCTTCTGAATGCTCCGAAAATACCCATGAAGATAAAGAACAGGGCGAATTTGATGACTATGGCTGGGCAACCATTGGGAGCTTTGAAGATCTTGATCGGATTTTTAG CAACGATGAGTCACTATTTGGCAGTGTTAGTCTTGACAGTTCGGATGAGCTATGGTCTTCTAGCAAAAATGTGACTCTTAGCCCCATAAAGTCAGTCACTGGACATGCGGATTCACCTACTCTGCTGTCAAAACCAGTAACAGATGCATCAGAGGGTGTGGAAGTAAAAGCAGAATATGTTCAACAAGACCACTCTGTTAGACTTGCTTACAAGGAGATGAATGGCCATGCATCCCCCCACTTGCCGCACTCACAGATTTTGAAGAAAGTGGAAGATCCTTTAGGTATGAGTAAGCCTGGGCTAGATAATCAG ACAAATGTAGGCATGGTGGAAAAGGGCGCAGCAGTGAACTCTGGCTTTGATGTCAATATTTCAACCCCAGCTCAATCTGCAGAGAAG TCTCAAAAGAAGCTGCTAAGCAACCAGGATGATGCTTTGGAGGGAAGAAGCCGAGTAAGACCATTAGAAGAAGTCGGCAGGGCCTGGTATTCTACTGGAGATGCAACTGGACCATATGAACAACAGTTGGCACCCCGCATAATGCCATATGACAGGGAAGATTCAAGTTGGTCAAGACAGCTTCGGAATCCCGACTCTCTGCCAAACAGTCCCGTATCAAACACTTACATGGCTCTTGCAGTAGGGAATAGGGTGAATCCTTATCCACTAATGCCTCTGATGTCCCCAACTCTATCTGGAGAATGCAAGAAGACAACTCTGATATCTGGCTATGAAGAATCCTCTGGAAGTGCAAACCATGTAAAGAATGTTGTTGATATTCCTGAGAAAAGTCTAAGCATGACACCACaagaaaagattgaaaaattaagGCGGCGGCAACAGATACAAGCAATGCTTGCTATTCAGAAACGGCAAGAGCAGTTAACTCAACATGTCTCTGGTCATTCTGTTGCTGAGAAATGCGCCCAGAAGAATCAAGTGCTATCTCTTGAGGGTCCTGATGGTGAAGTTGCTGACATGGGCCCATTTGCTTCTCTTGATCCAAGCTCACCTCTGGAATATGATTATTCCGACTCAATGTCTATGGCAGTTGATGACTATTCAGTGGAGGATACCATACTTCAGAAACTTCAAGACGTAATCACCAAG TTGGATAGCAGGATTAGATTTTGCATGAGAGATAGCTTGTTTCGATTAGCTCAAAGTGTGATGCAAAGACAACAGATCGGTGAGACTGGCACAACCGAAGTAAACACCAGGCAACAGCACGAAATGGTCGTTAAAGAAGTGAATGCTGGTGACAG GCGGGCTAAAATGGGTACTGCTGAAACAGAAACGAATCCCATAGACCGCACTGTTTCTCATCTTCTTTTCCACAGACCTGTGGAAACTGCATCAAAGCATTCAGGGCTGGCTGAATCATCTGtttcaactaatttttcttCTGAGCGAAAAGCTGTGGGGTCGGGCAACTTGGGGGGAATAGACTTGCGAGATAGTCCCAACAGCAGACAAATTATCCCTTGCCAGGGTCCAAAGACTCCTACAAGCACGCGTGCTGAGCCCCGGAAATCTGGTCAGTTTGAAGCTTCAGAGAACACCTTGAGCAGTGGACGCATTGATGATGCAACTATGGAGGTTGAAGCCTCTTACCGATGA